In Clarias gariepinus isolate MV-2021 ecotype Netherlands chromosome 9, CGAR_prim_01v2, whole genome shotgun sequence, a single window of DNA contains:
- the tsr2 gene encoding pre-rRNA-processing protein TSR2 homolog, whose product MAALVSSPRAVFSEAVRAVLETWPVLQIAVDNGFGGVYSQQKADWLVDAVQQYFHDNSDLEQDEVEDFLSELMNNEFDTVVDDGSLPQVAQKVCVMFQQCKQGNLAEVRQQISQLAVKKAGGRAQVTSVKSPTEDAEESDDESDEESMECDEGASASNAAVKQQQQQSASSSSAPKEEEDDGWTVVRRKK is encoded by the exons ATGGCGGCGCTCGTGTCCTCTCCACGTGCAGTGTTCTCAGAAGCGGTCCGAGCCGTGTTAGAGACCTGGCCGGTGTTACAG ATAGCAGTCGATAATGGCTTTGGTGGAGTTTACAGCCAGCAGAAGGCCGACTGGTTGGTGGATGCGGTTCAGCAGTATTTCCACGACAACA GTGACCTTGAGCAGGATGAAGTAGAGGACTTTCTGTCTGAGCTGATGAATAACGAGTTCGACACGGTGGTGGACGACGGCAGTCTGCCACAG GTGGCGcagaaggtgtgtgtgatgttccagcAGTGTAAGCAGGGAAATCTAGCCGAGGTCAGACAGCAGATTAGCCAGTTAGCCGTGAAAAAAGCCGGCGGCAGGGCACAGGTCACATCTGTTAAATCCCCTACagaggatgcagaggagagTGATGATGAGAGTGATGAGGAG TCTATGGAGTGTGACGAGGGAGCTTCAGCGAGCAACGCAGCAgttaaacagcagcagcagcagtcgGCGTCTTCATCATCTGCACCtaaagaggaggaggatgatggcTGGACGGTGGTGCGCAGGAAAAAGTAA